In the genome of Fusarium poae strain DAOMC 252244 chromosome 1, whole genome shotgun sequence, the window GGCATTGGATCGGATACCGGCTACTGAGGCTGTGCCTATGATACTGCCCCCGGAATGAGGCTTGTCTGGGGAGGTCTCCATCATAGCGGGTGCCGCATACTTTGCTGCTAGAAAGACACTGGGATGTGTTATTTAGGTGATGCAGGACAAAAGCGTGGATGGAATGGAAAGCTGAGCAAGAGATTGTGCATACCTTGACGTGTTGGTATTCAGTATCGACATAAACTCATCTTTGCTGAAATCAGAAAACAGCGTGGTTCGTCCTACAATACCGGCATTGGCAAAGAAGACATCCAATCGGCCGTAGCGCTGGATAGCATCGTCAACTATCTCCTTAACCTTGTCCTCATCCGCAGCGTCAAAGCATCTCGTGTGGATTTCCACACTTGGAAACGCAGCGTTGATCTCCTTCTTGTGCGTTTCAAGATGAGTATCGTCAAAGTCGCAGAGATACAGAGCTCTCGCGCCGCTTTCCGCGTACTGATGGGCAGTGGCACGGCCGATACCCAATGGCGAGTTTGTACCTACGGAGGAGTAAGAGGAGATATGGTGAAGGTTTGAAGTATAATTGTCAAGTACCTGTTATGATGACGACTTTTCCCTCGACGCGAAGCTTGCTTGATCCTGGAGCTACCTTGTTGattggtggaagaagctggttGCCAATGGCGTTAATACGATCCTGTGCCTTGTCAGACATGATTGTGATATTATTTGGCTCCTGGAGAGTTTAATAGACAGGGTAGAAAATACAAGAGATGAGAAATTATGAAGCTCTCTTTTATCATAAACCGAGGCCTACTGTGGACTAAGTCAGTCTGGGGAGCTCATCTGGGGAAATCCCCTTGTTGCTTTAGTTGGAGTGTCCCCCGGTTAGAGTGGAGTCATGAGGGGAGCGCCCTGAACCGAGGCTCGGGGAATCGACGACACATATCCTGAATATCAACTCCAAGCGTCACGTGGTTACCCGGTACCATACAATAAGTGGTCAAAtattagtaggtacctaggtaggtaccttgaTAAAGGAAGGCAgataggtactaagttaaACAACTCATCAACCTAGGTTTGTCTGACTACTAGAGCTTAATGGAACTTCAAGTTCATAACGACTTAGAGTGAGATTCTGTGAGGCACAAGTCAACAGCTGATGGTCGGGAAAACTATATGGGtcataaacttaataatcaTTGCTTCATCTATGGGCTTAACTTTTAATCAGACAAACAGAAATGAGGAACCAAAGCCATTCTAGTACTATGACTCAGTGGCAGCCTCAGTCTTCTCCTCgccatccttcttctcctcctcatcgtcctctCCGTAGTTCTCCAGCTTCATGTCCTTGAGACCAagttcctcctcttcctcgtctgTACGGGTATAGCTCTCGCGGTGGATACTGGGGTCAGGAGCAGGGGGGTCCACGAGGGGCTGAACGTAGCTGCTCGCGAAAGGATCGG includes:
- a CDS encoding hypothetical protein (BUSCO:40174at5125), which codes for MSDKAQDRINAIGNQLLPPINKVAPGSSKLRVEGKVVIITGTNSPLGIGRATAHQYAESGARALYLCDFDDTHLETHKKEINAAFPSVEIHTRCFDAADEDKVKEIVDDAIQRYGRLDVFFANAGIVGRTTLFSDFSKDEFMSILNTNTSSVFLAAKYAAPAMMETSPDKPHSGGSIIGTASVAGIRSNAGSTPYSASKAAVVSLAQTISYQLAGTGVRVNAICPGLIETGMTAPVYEAARARGSENKIGQLNPLKRGGRADEIARVALFLGSDESSYVNGQAWAVDGGLSAGHPFVPGRLG